The segment TTCCTCTCATAAAACTGGTTGAACAATCTTTTTTCACTGACTATTGTGTCCTGGTATAGCATGCCCTTGTCAGGCTTATTTTGGGGTGATTTATAATAAATCATGTATGGAAAGCATAATCCATATATTTAAATGAGACATGTGAAGTTATGCCCAGGAGATAGCATGAAATGTCACTTACAATTAGAACCAGGTTGGTAATGATGAAAAGTTACATCCGATGGCTGTTGAGCAGTGTTTGTGAAATACATGGATTACCAGAGACAATATGTCACTGCAGAGAGTAAAAGgaagcagtattgtttgtaaTGCTGTTTATCAACTTCACTACTGCTATTGAAAAGAAATATAGCTTTTATTATATATGGATAGACATTAAAATTTATAAAGTGTATACATTTTCAGCCCTTGAAGCCATAGGGTATGGTGCCCTCATGTGGCTGTTTCATTTTCCTAGCACATCTGTACAGTTAGAAATGAATGTTTTAGCTATTCTGATTACTAAAGAGCTTAACTAAATTCTGTCATTCATGGGTTTTATAAAACATACATCGATACATCGTGTGTATATGGTATAAATATTTACATCGAAAAATCACAGCAACCAGCAGAAAACGATGCAACCCTCATTGTTCTTTTGAGAAACTTCACTTAGTGAACACACTTTAAAATGCCCCTTAAGCATTTCAAGGGTAGAATTATCCTTCAGCCTTGTATTTCCATGAATCATGCCCAGTATGAGATCAAAGTGCAAAAGCAATTCTGGCATTTGTTAGCAAGGTGTGTTCACTAAGTGAAGTTTCTCAGAAGAACAATGAGGGTTGCATTGTTTTCTGCTGGTTCCTATGATCTTTCGATGTAAATATTTATACCGTTTCGAGACTTATAGAGGCAATCCTTGTCCAGGAATTTGAATGAACTAGGCAAGCAACTAACTGTAATAAACCCAAATTAAAATGGCTTCAACAGAGCAGAATATACCTTGTTCAGCAGCTGAGCATTCATGCTGAGACAgttgtggacagggccggctccaggcaccagcttaacaagcaggtgcttggggcagccaagggagaggggcggcatgtgcggcaatttgggggtggcaggtccctcgctccctctaggagcgaaggacctgccaccgaactgccgccactgatcgcagctttttttttttccccaattgccgccgccggtcgcaatttttttttttttgcttggggtgccagaaatgctggagccagccctggttgtggACATATCTGATATATCCAGAGAGCAGCAAAGATCTAAATATTTGTAATAGGAAAATTGAAGGTTCTAAAATCATTTACAGTTCTGATAAAACTTGGCACAAATAGCATTTTATGTATTCTGTGTCCTCTAAAAACTGCTTTTTGCTCACTTAAATTCAATACTGCATTTCATTATAaagttttatcattttaaaagtacACAACTTAAATACACAATGGTACTAAAGGATTCTAATTTATTCATTATTAGAAAATATTCCAGATGTGTGTTCACTGGCAATATAAAAAATAAGGGGAAAGTACAAGGAGAGACTAGTTCCGGCGGTTGCTAAAGAGGTATGGAGCCTTTAGCTGACTACATGACCCATGTAAAATAAGTTGtggtcttaggcctggtctacactaggcgtttatgtcgaagttagcgccgttacatcgaattaaccctgcacccgtccacactgcgatgctatttagttcgacatagaggtctctttaattcgacttctgtactcctccccgacgaggggagtagcgctaaattcgacatggccatgtcgaattaggctaggtgtggatggaaatcgacgctaatagctccgggagctatcccacagtgcaccactctgttgacgctctggacagcagtgcgagctcggatgctctgaccagccacacaggaaaagccccgggaaaatttgaattggaattccttttcctgtctggccagtttgaatttcatttcctgtctggacatcgtggcgagcacagcagcactggcaacgatgcagagctctccagcagtgatggccgtgcagtctgtgaatagaaagagggccccagcatgcactgatcgggaagtcttggatctcatcgctgtgtggggcgatgagtccgtgctttctgagctgcgatccaaaagaaggaatgcaaagatctacgagaagatctctaaagccatggcagagagaggatacagccgggatgcaacgcagtgccgcgtgaaaatcaaggagctgagacaaggctaccagaagaccaaagaggcaaacggacactccggatcccatcccgagacatcccgtttctacgaggcactgcattccatcctcggtgcggccgccaccactaccccaccagtgaccgtggactctgaggatgggatagtgtccacggccggttcctcggacatgttaggggacggggaagatgaggaaggagatgaggagggcgaggcagtcgacagcgctcacaaagctgatttccccgacagccaggatctcttcatcacccttacagagatcccctacgaagcgtccccagccgttaccccggacacagaatctggggaaggatcagccagtaagtgttgtaaacatctaaacatttatttttaacaaaacaggaatattaacaattaaaagaatgggttgttcatgattagtgtgccctaggcgcttaacggtttagtcatgagcagtgcaagttttgaaaaaaatctagcaatgtccggttttcagtgattgtcctgcacaagccgctctactgtttattccctgctactgcagctacagtaaaatgcggtctatatgtccggggatagagcagtaatcctcctgggacatctcgatgaagctctcctggaggtaatttgaaagccgttgcatgaggttcctggggagagcggccttattgggtcctccgaagtacgacacgttgccgcgccacgagactatcaagtactcgggaatcattgctctgcacagcagggcggcatacggccctggtctttggaggctttcccggagcattctctgtctgtcgctctcagagatcctcatcagggtgatgtcgcccatggtgacctgctttgaattaggtaggggaatgttagtgttgggactgctttcacgttcctttacagaactgtaaccgctggtttgcagccacgcggtggaggcgggagaggggcagccgaaagggatcgttcccggggacagccgcgagggggtgggacaggggcagagttcccgcttgccggattgctggcagcaggaactgacattgctttaaatgggaaatgaggccagtggtaatataaaagttttaaactgccacaagtgtacggcttaccatgtctgcctgcaacagaaattccgttgtcctgccccgcttctcaaatgtgctgtgcaagaccccaggcactgaatgcgaaggccgagaattcgaccttgtgctgagtgcgcatgtgataggtgctgtgcatggtcttgttcacagagaaagactatgttctttgttcacaactacatttatctttctgaggaattcactccctttttcccattcccacagccacatctgcgactgtctcacaacctagcctggaatcacactcccagaggctagcgcggattaggcgtaggaagaagaggacacgggaggacatgttctctgagcttatggcctgttcccaagcccaggcagcacagcagacccagtggcgggagaacttgacccgaatgcaccaagccaacatggatcgggaggagaggtggcggcaggaagaccagcaggcgactcaaacgctgcttggactactgagggagcaaacggacacgctccggcgccttgtggatgttctgcaggaacggaggcaggaggacagagccccgctgcagtccatctctaaccgccctcccccgccaccaagtcccatacccacctcacccaaagtgcaagagaggcggcagagtccctgctaactctcactccacccctgcagagagctctagtagcagaaggctctcatttcccaaaatttgaaaagttctttccttcccgcctgacacaagcccccgtccaagtttcacctcccaatgccatgtgtagttgataataaaaaatacgtttctgttaactactgtttcaatcatgttcttttggaggaggaggggaaagggggttggtaattggacaggacagtcacctttggcagggtacatagtcggggacaggcacagcagcagggcacatacacagtgcagtgatgcagtgactagttaccctggttagtctgggaggttcttttcatgttatgttgggggggtgggggggttgctctgtgactttgtggcgggggagggcagttacagatcttaagcgccggtccttagggaggatcacagagccacacagcaggggatctgtaaccgtcctccccctgccacaaagtcacatagaccccccatacacacagtcccgatcaggaggggtgacaggctccgttgaaacaaccatcccaccgcagcggagcctgtcaatccttgagtttagaagctgcattcgcgtcactacactacacccgctccgcaccacagtctgcgtcccagttttaaaaaattcccgcgaaaacagtattaaagaaaacggtgtgctttaacaaagtagaactatttttatttcgaaacatgtgttggaaggggggtgaagggggtatgtaactggataggatagtcaacattaactgggtaaagaaacgggggcaggtttagcttctcagtacacaaactttaaagtcacaggttaccctgctcactcaggaactttgctttcaaagcctcccggatgcacagcgcttcccgctggtctcttctaatcgcccggctgtctggctgtgagtaatcagcagccaggctattttcctcaacctcccaccccgccataaaggtctcccccttgctctcacagagattgtggagcacacagcaagctgctataacaatggggatattggtttcgctgagatcacagcgagtcagtaagcttctccatctccccttgagacggccaaaagcacactccaccaccattctgcacttgctcagccggtagttgaagagttctttttcagtgtccagggcgccagtatagggcttcatgagccagggcattagcgggtaggctgggtccccgaggatgactataggcatctccacatccccaacagttattttgtggtccgggaagtaagtaccttgctgcagccgtctaaacagaccagagttcctgaaaacacgagcgtcatgaaccttgcccggccatcccacgtagatgttggtaaaacgtcccctgtggtccaccagtgcttgcagcaccatggaaaagtatccctttctgttaatgtactggctggcctggtggtccggtgccaggatagggatgtgagttccatctatggccccaccgcagtttgggaatcccatcgctgcgaagccatctatgatcgcctccacatttcccagggtcactacctttggcagcagtacatcaacgattgccttcgctacttgcatcacaacaacccccacggtagatttgcccaccccaaactggttcgcgactgaccagtagctgtctggtgttgcaagcttccagagggctatggccactcgcttctgtacactcagtgcagctcgcaagcgggtgtcactgcgcttcagggcaggggacagcaactcacaaagttccaggaaagttcccttccgcatgcgaaagtttcgcagccactgggattcatcccagacctgcagcactatgcagtcccaccactcagtgcttgtttcccgtgcccagaatcgccgttccacggcatcaacatgacccattgccaccgtgatgtcctcggcgctgggtcccctgctttctgagaggtctgtgctactctcagacttcaggacatcaccgcggtgccgtagcctcctcgcctgacttttctgcatctgcctcagggaaacctttatgataagctgcgaggcgttgagagcggccacaactgcagcgatggtcgcagcgtgctccatgctcgcagtgctgtggcgtccgcgctgtcaatgactggaaaagtgcgcgaactgatttcccgccggcgctttcagggagggagggcgggagtgatggacggatgacgacagttacccaaaagcaccctcgacttattttgttacccagaaggcattggcggctacacccagaattccaatgggcagaggggactgcgggaactgtgggatagctacccacagtgcaccgcttcgaatgtcgacgctttcaccgttagtgtggacgcacaaagtcgaattactgtccttagtgtggacacacacgttcgactttgcaatatcgattccaaaaattcgatgcaagtaaaatcgaactactctcgtagtgtagacaaggccttagattcaACAAGGAAGATTTTTGTTAACATCATAAATGATGTTAGGAACCCTAATtgccagtctcagcagagagaccagggaAGCCATGGAAAGTGAACTAACACTCTCACCATTGAAGGTGATGGGGGTGACTAATTCACATCAGTTGAGAAACTTGGACTCCTGTTTTTCCTGTTTTGTGGCTAAACAGATTGAGATTTCAGTATTGTTAATCAGACCTCTTTCATGAACAGTAAATATCCTGTTTAATATCTATATCACTGGTTTACTATTTATTGAATTCCAAATAAACTACTTAGTATTGCCATCTAGTGGACATAACTGGATTGCTATTTACCATTTCTTGAAAGAGTAAAAAGAAACTTGCATGAAAAAGGCAGACTGAAATTATCATATTATTTAACTTCTTAATTGACTTCCCATGGCAGAAGCTACAAGAACAACACATTTCTTCCTAAGGATCTTGGATAGCCACAAAATCTGTCCTACACTTATACTCTAATTCTATGAATGTTATCTTATGGACAAAAGAGGCTGAcaaaaacaagatttttaaaaggaaccCATGTTTTCTTTGTGAGGCTTTGAAAGTTCTGTGCTGCTGATTTCATGTGTTTTCCACTGATGTCACTTATGGTAGCATTTCCCAACATTTGAGGTGCATCCTCCCAAAGGCCTAACGGGGGGCGGGTGACGGTGATCATGGTGGGTAAGAGGAGCATACACAGACCTCTTGGTTATTTTCCAGAGTCTcagcttctttttttaaaattagtttctaACTGTTATGGTTATGAAGACAACTTTCAAAATGTGTGACCCCAAGTGTAACCAAGGCAGCAgtgtctgcctgagtttgcagaaagCCTGAAGCAAGAGCTCCAAGGGGAGATCTGCCCCATTTAGTTTAATAGGTGCTAATTCAAATGCCAATGATCACACTTTAAATATCCATATTAACTACATCACTTCTCATTACAGCATGTTATGAAGTGCTACACAAGCATTTCTTGAAATAAGGGGGAAGTAAGAGGCTTGAAGGATTAGCCTGGGTGTGTGGAAGACATATAAGTTAAAATGAGCAAGCCTTTAACTGGTGGTTCGAAGGGAGGCTTCATTGGTTTCATTTTTCTGAAAGGATACTCATATCTGAAGTTTGGGAAAGtttcaaaagtttgggaaacactggcttgAGGGATTGAGGCTTAGGTGAATAATTGTTCAAATGAATCTAAACTGTGTAGAAGTGAAGGCAGAGCAGGAAAGTTAACAATCATTAGAGGACTAGCCTGTTCAGAAATTTGATTGGGCACATGTTGATTTCAGTATTGTTTATGAggatattattattactatttatttattatttagactggctgaaatgtttacattttctAATAACTTCAGAATCA is part of the Chrysemys picta bellii isolate R12L10 chromosome 2, ASM1138683v2, whole genome shotgun sequence genome and harbors:
- the LOC135981268 gene encoding uncharacterized protein LOC135981268 → MAERGYSRDATQCRVKIKELRQGYQKTKEANGHSGSHPETSRFYEALHSILGAAATTTPPVTVDSEDGIVSTAGSSDMLGDGEDEEGDEEGEAVDSAHKADFPDSQDLFITLTEIPYEASPAVTPDTESGEGSATTSATVSQPSLESHSQRLARIRRRKKRTREDMFSELMACSQAQAAQQTQWRENLTRMHQANMDREERWRQEDQQATQTLLGLLREQTDTLRRLVDVLQERRQEDRAPLQSISNRPPPPPSPIPTSPKVQERRQSPC